From the genome of Spinacia oleracea cultivar Varoflay chromosome 2, BTI_SOV_V1, whole genome shotgun sequence, one region includes:
- the LOC110791483 gene encoding centromere/kinetochore protein zw10 homolog isoform X1: protein MDAVLKSIDVRDLLSAADLDDPSSPLSAPDLRLLIHRLDAHSQHIKSTVQSYLLSHHSHFADLLSLSSSTFSDSLSLSSNLHSLLSLFSHGNDHRQILSLLKEIQSTVADLDATKNQASIMRVIVKLSENLGNVKELMRIGDVFAAAKCVKNLKTALRVGDVDEERENEEVVVYGLLRNQWLLCFEEIQDLLVKFMNNAVSYDTDFGGIRVVYRSGVGEAHGVELRTVMEAMDALGILDYGLARTADLFIKHAIAPALNFNSPVSFLEESSGSLVEGSDKILKIVSSSESKTDDIDSDALFSRMTIVVKFIHQYICLENDPWMRCFGRLTWPRMSDLIISNFLSKVVPDDASKLVDFQKIMNSSSEFETVLKEVMFISDSDKNDERLSNFADNVEVHFAVRKKREMLANARQLILQCDFTVPEEFSSKGPKFRNNRYNDCAVNLLFSSERCIVSLAACQLMKLVHQTLKDVCLSSPRVALEFYHAARDVLLLYEATIPIKLERQRDIINQAAVLMHNDCLYLSQEILGLAFEYRPDFPSFLKEHAVFVDIAPRLQLLAEDILQQHIQVTISNLKEAVDGADGFQNTHQMPQYESVKFSLERVIFIIEKVRILWEPVLLPSTYKRCMCMALESVFSRISQDILLLDDIAAEESLQLQRLIQSLLESLAPLLEALTTIKNDKNSDQSYSRPLEADIPSLGKILKLAELLDMPLKSITEAWEIGDLYGCGFILTEVVDFIKALFTDSPLRKDCLTRIYRINF, encoded by the exons ACCGCTTTCGGCACCAGACCTCCGCCTTCTGATCCACCGTCTCGACGCCCATTCTCAGCACATCAAATCCACAGTCCAATCCTACCTTCTCTCTCATCACTCTCACTTTGCCgatctcctctctctctcctcctccaccTTCTCcgactctctttctctctcctccaacctccactctcttctctctctcttctcccaCGGCAATGATCATCGTCAGATTCTGTCGCTTTTGAAGGAGATTCAATCCACGGTTGCTGATTTAGATGCGACGAAGAACCAAGCATCAATTATGAGGGTGATTGTGAAGTTGAGTGAGAATTTGGGGAATGTGAAGGAATTGATGAGGATTGGAGATGTTTTTGCGGCCGCGAAATGTGTTAAGAATTTGAAGACGGCGTTGAGGGTTGGAGATGTtgacgaggagagagaaaatgaggaaGTTGTGGTTTATGGTTTGCTCAGGAACCAATGGTTGCTCTGCTTTGAGGAG ATTCAAGATTTGCTTGTCAAGTTTATGAACAATGCGGTGAGTTATGACACTGATTTTGGCGGAATTCGGGTTGTTTATCGCTCCGGCGTTGGTGAGGCTCATGGCGTCGAGCTTCGTACTGTTATGGAAGCCATGGAT GCGCTAGGAATACTTGATTATGGGCTTGCAAGGACCGCCGACTTATTCATCAAGCATGCCATTGCTCCTGCATTGAATTTTAACTCCCCCGTTTCGTTTCTGGAAGAATCTAGTGGTAGCTTGGTCGAGGGCAGTGACAAAATCTTGAAGATAGTCTCAAGTTCAGAGTCGAAG ACAGACGACATTGATAGCGATGCTCTATTCTCAAGAATGACGATAGTTGTTAAGTTTATCCACCAGTATATATGTCTTGAAAATGATCCTTGGATGCGTTGTTTCGGAAGGTTGACGTGGCCAAGAATGTCTGATCTTATTATTTCTAACTTCCTCTCAAAG GTTGTCCCTGATGATGCTTCAAAGTTAGTTGATTTTCAGAAGATCATGAACTCTTCTTCTGAATTTGAGACTGTTTTAAAGGAGGTTATGTTCATTTCTGACTCTGATAAGAATGATGAAAGATTAAGCAACTTTGCTGATAACGTGGAGGTGCACTTTGCTGTgaggaaaaagagagaaatgCTGGCAAATGCTAGACAGTTGATTCTACAATGTGACTTTACTGTTCCAGAA GAGTTTAGCAGCAAAGGACCGAAGTTCAGAAATAACAGATACAATGACTGTGCTGTCAATTTGCTTTTTTCGTCAGAGAGGTGTATAGTGTCCCTTGCTGCTTGTCAGTTGATGAAGTTGGTGCATCAAACACTTAAA GATGTTTGTTTGTCATCCCCAAGAGTGGCGTTGGAATTCTATCATGCTGCAAGGGATGTTCTGTTGCTGTATGAAGCTACCATTCCAATTAAG TTAGAGCGACAACGAGACATCATCAACCAGGCTGCTGTTCTTATGCACAATGATTGTCTTTATCTCTCCCAGGAAATTCTGGGCCTGGCATTTGAG TACCGACCAGACTTTCCTAGCTTCTTAAAAGAGCATGCTGTATTTGTTGATATAGCTCCTAGGTTGCAGCTGTTGGCAGAAGACATTCTCCAGCAGCACATTCAAGTTACTATTTCAAACTTGAAGGAA GCTGTAGATGGTGCTGATGGATTTCAGAATACTCACCAAATGCCGCAATACGAGTCTGTGAAGTTCAGTTTAGAACGG GTTATTTTCATCATTGAGAAAGTTCGCATTCTGTGGGAGCCTGTCTTACTACCTTCAACTTACAAAAGGTGTATGTGTATGGCTCTGGAATCAGTCTTCTCAAGAATTTCGCAAGACATACTCCTCTTAGATGATATAGCTGCTGAAGAGTCTCTTCAA CTTCAAAGACTGATTCAATCGTTGCTGGAGAGTCTGGCACCATTGCTTGAGGCCCTCACCACTATTAAAAATGATAAGAATTCTGATCAGAGCTATTCACGTCCACTCGAAGCTGACATCCCATCCTTGGGAAAAATCCTAAAACTGGCTG AACTTCTGGACATGCCATTGAAGTCCATCACTGAAGCTTGGGAAATCGGAGACTTGTATGGTTGTGGATTTATTTTAACAGAG GTTGTAGATTTTATCAAAGCCCTATTTACGGACTCGCCCTTGCGGAAAGATTGCTTGACCAGAATATACAGAATCAACTTCTAG
- the LOC110791483 gene encoding centromere/kinetochore protein zw10 homolog isoform X2, with translation MDAVLKSIDVRDLLSAADLDDPSSPLSAPDLRLLIHRLDAHSQHIKSTVQSYLLSHHSHFADLLSLSSSTFSDSLSLSSNLHSLLSLFSHGNDHRQILSLLKEIQSTVADLDATKNQASIMRVIVKLSENLGNVKELMRIGDVFAAAKCVKNLKTALRVGDVDEERENEEVVVYGLLRNQWLLCFEEIQDLLVKFMNNAVSYDTDFGGIRVVYRSGVGEAHGVELRTVMEAMDALGILDYGLARTADLFIKHAIAPALNFNSPVSFLEESSGSLVEGSDKILKIVSSSESKTDDIDSDALFSRMTIVVKFIHQYICLENDPWMRCFGRLTWPRMSDLIISNFLSKVVPDDASKLVDFQKIMNSSSEFETVLKEVMFISDSDKNDERLSNFADNVEVHFAVRKKREMLANARQLILQCDFTVPEEFSSKGPKFRNNRYNDCAVNLLFSSERCIVSLAACQLMKLVHQTLKDVCLSSPRVALEFYHAARDVLLLYEATIPIKYRPDFPSFLKEHAVFVDIAPRLQLLAEDILQQHIQVTISNLKEAVDGADGFQNTHQMPQYESVKFSLERVIFIIEKVRILWEPVLLPSTYKRCMCMALESVFSRISQDILLLDDIAAEESLQLQRLIQSLLESLAPLLEALTTIKNDKNSDQSYSRPLEADIPSLGKILKLAELLDMPLKSITEAWEIGDLYGCGFILTEVVDFIKALFTDSPLRKDCLTRIYRINF, from the exons ACCGCTTTCGGCACCAGACCTCCGCCTTCTGATCCACCGTCTCGACGCCCATTCTCAGCACATCAAATCCACAGTCCAATCCTACCTTCTCTCTCATCACTCTCACTTTGCCgatctcctctctctctcctcctccaccTTCTCcgactctctttctctctcctccaacctccactctcttctctctctcttctcccaCGGCAATGATCATCGTCAGATTCTGTCGCTTTTGAAGGAGATTCAATCCACGGTTGCTGATTTAGATGCGACGAAGAACCAAGCATCAATTATGAGGGTGATTGTGAAGTTGAGTGAGAATTTGGGGAATGTGAAGGAATTGATGAGGATTGGAGATGTTTTTGCGGCCGCGAAATGTGTTAAGAATTTGAAGACGGCGTTGAGGGTTGGAGATGTtgacgaggagagagaaaatgaggaaGTTGTGGTTTATGGTTTGCTCAGGAACCAATGGTTGCTCTGCTTTGAGGAG ATTCAAGATTTGCTTGTCAAGTTTATGAACAATGCGGTGAGTTATGACACTGATTTTGGCGGAATTCGGGTTGTTTATCGCTCCGGCGTTGGTGAGGCTCATGGCGTCGAGCTTCGTACTGTTATGGAAGCCATGGAT GCGCTAGGAATACTTGATTATGGGCTTGCAAGGACCGCCGACTTATTCATCAAGCATGCCATTGCTCCTGCATTGAATTTTAACTCCCCCGTTTCGTTTCTGGAAGAATCTAGTGGTAGCTTGGTCGAGGGCAGTGACAAAATCTTGAAGATAGTCTCAAGTTCAGAGTCGAAG ACAGACGACATTGATAGCGATGCTCTATTCTCAAGAATGACGATAGTTGTTAAGTTTATCCACCAGTATATATGTCTTGAAAATGATCCTTGGATGCGTTGTTTCGGAAGGTTGACGTGGCCAAGAATGTCTGATCTTATTATTTCTAACTTCCTCTCAAAG GTTGTCCCTGATGATGCTTCAAAGTTAGTTGATTTTCAGAAGATCATGAACTCTTCTTCTGAATTTGAGACTGTTTTAAAGGAGGTTATGTTCATTTCTGACTCTGATAAGAATGATGAAAGATTAAGCAACTTTGCTGATAACGTGGAGGTGCACTTTGCTGTgaggaaaaagagagaaatgCTGGCAAATGCTAGACAGTTGATTCTACAATGTGACTTTACTGTTCCAGAA GAGTTTAGCAGCAAAGGACCGAAGTTCAGAAATAACAGATACAATGACTGTGCTGTCAATTTGCTTTTTTCGTCAGAGAGGTGTATAGTGTCCCTTGCTGCTTGTCAGTTGATGAAGTTGGTGCATCAAACACTTAAA GATGTTTGTTTGTCATCCCCAAGAGTGGCGTTGGAATTCTATCATGCTGCAAGGGATGTTCTGTTGCTGTATGAAGCTACCATTCCAATTAAG TACCGACCAGACTTTCCTAGCTTCTTAAAAGAGCATGCTGTATTTGTTGATATAGCTCCTAGGTTGCAGCTGTTGGCAGAAGACATTCTCCAGCAGCACATTCAAGTTACTATTTCAAACTTGAAGGAA GCTGTAGATGGTGCTGATGGATTTCAGAATACTCACCAAATGCCGCAATACGAGTCTGTGAAGTTCAGTTTAGAACGG GTTATTTTCATCATTGAGAAAGTTCGCATTCTGTGGGAGCCTGTCTTACTACCTTCAACTTACAAAAGGTGTATGTGTATGGCTCTGGAATCAGTCTTCTCAAGAATTTCGCAAGACATACTCCTCTTAGATGATATAGCTGCTGAAGAGTCTCTTCAA CTTCAAAGACTGATTCAATCGTTGCTGGAGAGTCTGGCACCATTGCTTGAGGCCCTCACCACTATTAAAAATGATAAGAATTCTGATCAGAGCTATTCACGTCCACTCGAAGCTGACATCCCATCCTTGGGAAAAATCCTAAAACTGGCTG AACTTCTGGACATGCCATTGAAGTCCATCACTGAAGCTTGGGAAATCGGAGACTTGTATGGTTGTGGATTTATTTTAACAGAG GTTGTAGATTTTATCAAAGCCCTATTTACGGACTCGCCCTTGCGGAAAGATTGCTTGACCAGAATATACAGAATCAACTTCTAG